One segment of Brassica napus cultivar Da-Ae chromosome C3, Da-Ae, whole genome shotgun sequence DNA contains the following:
- the LOC106381239 gene encoding protein DMR6-LIKE OXYGENASE 1-like produces the protein MGVLDEAFIQAPEHRPKTHLTNSGDYILSNEIPTIDLSSLQDPHCDKTALAAEIAEACMRWGFFQVINHGLSLDLMRRVEKTVAEFFSLTLEEKRRVKRDEVNPMGYHDGEHTKNVRDWKEIFDFFLQDSTTVPATTEPEDTELRKLTNPWPQNPSDFREVCQEYAREVEKLAFKLLELISISLGLPGDRLTGYFKDQTSFLRFNHYPPCPNPELALGVGRHADAGVITVLAQDSVGGLQVSRRSDGQWFSVKPNPDAFIINIGNCMQVWTNDKYWSAEHRVVVNSSKERFSMPFFLFPSHDTNIEPLKELISEDNPPCYKKYNWGKFFAARNRSDYKKLQTESIQIDRFKAA, from the exons ATGGGAGTACTCGACGAAGCTTTTATCCAAGCTCCAGAACACAGACCCAAAACTCATCTCACAAACTCCGGTGACTACATTCTCTCCAACGAGATCCCGACCATCGATCTCTCCTCTCTCCAAGACCCACACTGCGACAAGACAGCGCTAGCGGCAGAGATTGCAGAAGCATGCATGAGATGGGGCTTTTTCCAGGTGATCAACCATGGTTTGTCGTTGGACTTAATGCGTAGGGTGGAGAAGACGGTGGCCGAGTTTTTCAGTCTAACGttggaggagaagagaagagtgaAAAGAGATGAAGTGAACCCTATGGGTTATCACGACGGAGAACATACCAAAAACGTTAGAGACTGGAAAGAGATTTTCGATTTCTTTCTGCAGGACTCGACGACGGTTCCGGCGACTACAGAGCCGGAAGATACCGAGCTCAGGAAGCTGACTAACCCGTGGCCTCAAAACCCTTCCGACTTCAG AGAGGTGTGCCAAGAATATGCAAGAGAAGTTGAGAAGTTAGCTTTCAAGCTTTTGGaacttatctccattagcttgGGTCTACCCGGTGATCGGTTAACAGGTTACTTCAAGGACCAAACAAGCTTTTTGCGGTTTAACCATTACCCTCCTTGCCCGAACCCGGAGCTAGCATTAGGCGTTGGACGCCACGCAGACGCAGGAGTTATAACCGTCTTGGCACAAGATAGTGTGGGTGGGTTACAAGTGAGCCGTAGATCAGATGGACAATGGTTCTCTGTGAAACCCAACCCTGATGCTTTCATCATTAACATTGGCAACTGCATGCAG GTATGGACAAATGACAAGTATTGGAGTGCAGAACATAGAGTGGTAGTGAATTCAAGCAAAGAGAGATTCTCAATGCCATTCTTCCTTTTCCCATCCCACGATACCAACATTGAGCCATTGAAGGAGCTTATAAGCGAAGACAACCCGCCTTGTTACAAAAAGTACAATTGGGGCAAGTTCTTTGCTGCAAGAAACAGAAGTGATTACAAGAAGCTCCAAACTGAGAGCATCCAGATTGATCGCTTCAAGGCCGCTTAA